In the genome of Micromonospora sp. Llam0, the window GGGGAAGATCGGTCGCGACGGCGACCGGCATCGCTGCGGGCGCAGGTGCCGCGCAGCTTGGTCTGGGCTACGGCCTCGGCATAGTCGCCTGGTTACCGTCAGTCGACGGCGAAGGAGAGGCGTCCTGGGTCGCCAGCCTCGCCTGGGCGACGTGGATCACAGCGACCTCGGTGGTGATCGGTGCCGTCGTCGCGGACCGGCTCGCGCCGTCACGTCCCAACCCGGAACTGTCGGCCGGCGCCGATCCGGATCGAGCGCCGGAGAGCCTGCTCACCGCGAGCCTGTGGCGCCTCGCGCTGGCCGCAGCAGCCGCGATCGGCGGGATGCTCACGGTCGCCCTGATCGCCGTACCCGCGCGCAGCGCGACCCGGGCCGATACCTTCTCCCCGCAGACCATCGCCGCCGGGTACGCGATGGTGGGCGCGGTCGTCGGACTGCTGATGGCGATCTGGGCGGTCGCCTCCCGGGCGGCGGCGACGAACGCCATCGCCACCGTCGGCTGGCTATGGCTGCTGGCGGTGGTCGCCGTGATCGACTCGGTGATCTCCGGCACCGGGCTGACCAGCGCCCAACTCGGCGTCTGGCAGATCACCACAGACAGCGAACAGTACTGGTTCCGCAACATCTACCTGCCCGGGGCGGCGCTGTCGCTGGGTTCGGCGTTCATCATCGGGGCGGTCTCCGCCTGGCCGGCCGCCCGCGACGCGCGTCGCCGGGTGGGTGCCGCGATCTCCGGCGGTGTCGGCCCGGTGCTGATCGCCGCCGCGTACTTCCTGGCCGCCCCCCGGCTGGTGGGACCGCGGGCGGAGCAGCTCTCGGCGCATCTGCTCGCCCCGTACGCGGTGATCGCCGGCCTGGCCGGGTCGGTGCTGGTCACCGCGATCGCGCAGCGGCTGGAGATGTCCCGCCGCCAGCCCGCCGCCACCGACCACGACGGCGCGTCTCCCACCGATGCCCCGGCTACCGGCGGGTCTGCCGGTGGCCGGGACGATGCCACCGGCTCCGGCTCCGCCGCTGAAGGCAGCGACGCGCCGGTGCCGGAGCAGCCGACCAGTGGCCAGGTGGCCGACGCGCCGGCCCGCGGCACGGCTTCGGTCACCGGCGCTGGCCGGCCCGCGCCAACCACCCCCGACGGCAACTGAACGACGCGATTCAGACGCGATTCAGTCGACCGGCCAGGTGTGCACCGGTTCGTTGCTGCGTTGCAGTTCGGCGTAGCGCTGCAGCATCTGGTGCAGCGCGTCGGGTCGGGCCAGGCCCTGCTCCCGCTCGGCCCGCCAGACCGACTCGGTCTGCCAGACCGCGCCGTTGCGCCTCAACCGGCAGCGTTGTTCGATGATGCCGAGCAGCCGGTCGCGCTGCTGTGCCGAGACGCCGAACCGGTCCAGACCGGCGTACGCCTTGGGCAGCAGGACGTCCAGCACCAGATCGGTGACCGGGATCTCGCCGAGCTGCGGCCAGTGCATGTGTGCGGCGATCCCACGCCGCGCCGCCTGGTGGAAGTTCTCCTCGGCCGCGCCGAAGCTCAGCTGGCTCCACACCGGGCGGTCCGCCTCGGCGAGCTCCCTGGCCAGGCCGAAGTAGAAGGCGGCGTTGGCGAGCATGTCGACGACGGTCGGCCCGGCGGGCAGCACCCGATTTTCCACCCGTAGGTGCGGTCGACCGTGCATGATGTCGTACACCGGCCGGTTCCACCGGTAGACGGTGCCGTTGTGCAGCCGTAGCTCGCTGAGCTCGGGAACGCCGCCGGCCTGCAGCACCTCGACCGGATCCTCGTCGGCGCAGATCGGCAGCAACGGCGGAAAGTACCGGACATTCTCCTCGAACAGGTCGAAGATCGAGGTGATCCACCGTTCACCGAACCACACCCGGGGCCGTACGCCCTGCGCCTTCAGCTCGTCCGGCCGGGTGTCGGTGGCCTGCTCGAACAGCACGATGCGGGTCTCCGCCCAGAGCTGTTTGCTGTAGAAGTACGGTGCGTTGGCACCGAGCGCCACCTGGACCGCCGCGATGGCCTGGGACGCGTTCCAGTAGTTGGCGAAGTTGTCCGGGGAGACCTGCAGGTGGAACTGCACGCTGGTGCAGCCGGCCTCCGGGGCGATCGAGTCGGTGTACGCCTGCAGCCGCTCCACACCCCGGATGTCCAGCCGGATGTCCTCCCCACGGGCGGCGACGATCTGCTCGTTGAGCACCCGGTAGCGCCCGTTGGTGG includes:
- a CDS encoding glutamate--cysteine ligase, whose translation is MGRDVGSRASFSREDRVRYRQKVRRCLDVFALMLDDFKFDADRPTTGLEIELNLVDPYAEPAMRNAEILANLADPTFQTELGQFNLELNARPRLIEADGFADYEADLQASLARAGDRAAKAEAAIILIGILPTLTPQHLVLNNISTNGRYRVLNEQIVAARGEDIRLDIRGVERLQAYTDSIAPEAGCTSVQFHLQVSPDNFANYWNASQAIAAVQVALGANAPYFYSKQLWAETRIVLFEQATDTRPDELKAQGVRPRVWFGERWITSIFDLFEENVRYFPPLLPICADEDPVEVLQAGGVPELSELRLHNGTVYRWNRPVYDIMHGRPHLRVENRVLPAGPTVVDMLANAAFYFGLARELAEADRPVWSQLSFGAAEENFHQAARRGIAAHMHWPQLGEIPVTDLVLDVLLPKAYAGLDRFGVSAQQRDRLLGIIEQRCRLRRNGAVWQTESVWRAEREQGLARPDALHQMLQRYAELQRSNEPVHTWPVD